In Streptomyces sp. TLI_146, the genomic stretch CCCCGGTGCGGAAGTCGAGATCTGGGACGAGATCAAGGCCGCCGCCACCGACGTCCTGCACCGCCACCGCGCCTCCGTCACCCACCACCACGCCGTCGGCCGCGACCACCGCCCCGGCTACGACCTCCAACGCCCCGAGCCCTTCGCACTGGCCCTGCGCGCCGCGAAGAACGCCCTGGACCCGCACCACATCCTCAACCCGGGCGTCTTGATCGACTGACCGACACCACGCGTTGGACGGGACCTGGGCTCAGCATGCACGGGGTCGCCCCCGCGCTGCGCGGTCGCACTCGTCATCACGCCGGCGTCCCGGATCAACAGCAGGGGCGGGCCGGGTGTCTCTTTCCGCGGGAGTTCATCCCGCGGAAAGAGAGACTCGGTTTACGGGTAGGTGAATACGGCAGTCGCCACCCAGGTGCCATTCTGGGCGTAAGCCGCCACATAGGCATGGCGGCCAGACTGCAGGGAGCCGGACCGATAGGGCTTCTGCGTGAGGTCGAAGGTGACGTCTCCATTGTCGGTGGCCAGCACGAGGGAATCGCTATTGACAGCGGAGATCTTCCCGCTGAAGCCCACGGTCGCGGACCACGCCGAGTCGGCCACACGACTGAGCTGCGCAGCGTGCACTGTCGGAGCCGCCTGCGCCGTCGGGCCGCACACGGCCAGTGCGCCCACCATCCCCACGGCCACAACGGAAATCTTGGCTATCTTCCCGGAATTTCGCATCGCACTTCCCTTTCACATGGGTGCCCAGTCGGACGAGCCGAACCCCGTCAGGTACGGGCCGGATGCCCGGACGCTAACAGCACCCCTTGCACGAATGCGATTTCCTTTCGCATACCTTTCACAATTCCCCGTACGCGGATGAAGTCGTCCACTGGAGAACCGAGTTCAGCACGCGTACGCCTCAAAGGTCGCGCGCACCGCCGCCGTGTCGGCGCCCTGGGCCAGCAGCGCGTGGAGCAGGAGCCGTGCCTGGTACGGGCCGAAGCCCCCCGCACCGATGAGGCCTCGGCCCAGGAGGTCCTTCTCGGAGCCGGGGAAACTGTATGTGCGGGACAGGAGAGGCCCGTTGCCGATGCGGGAGGCGAGAACCACGGGGATGCGGGACGCGAGCTGGGTGAGCGGCTCGACGAGGCGTTCGGGAACGTGGCCGGCACCGAAGGCCGCGACCAGCAGCCCGTCGCAGTGCCCCACCCACACGTCCAGGAGAACGCCGTCGTCGCCGAGTACGACGAGGCAGCCCGCGCCGTGCGGAGCGGGATCGGCCGCGGCCAGGACGGCGGAGTGAATATTGGCCGGGCCATCAGCACCGGGCAGGGTCGGGTTGCGCATCGCACCCGTGACGATCATTGGCTGAGGGTGGTCGTGGTAGAGATCGAGGAAGAAGGCTGCCACATTCCTGACCGATACCGTCATCTCTCGGCTCTTCTGTCCGGATTTGGCCCAGCTCTGTCCCACGAGTGGTGCACGCAGGCTATCGGGCCGACGCCATACGGGTACGCGACTCAACGCCCGCCCCTCCACCCCGTACCAACCTCCGGCCCCATACCCGCGTCCGGTCACCAGAACTGCGCCAGGGCGCCTTCTTTGAACGCGTCCGGCGACACACTGATGTCCCCGGCGAAGGGGTGGTCGAGGACGAGGACGAGCAGCAGGCTGAAGCTCACCAGTGCGGCGACCGAGCCGACGAACAACAGCCGCACCCGCGTGCTCTTGTTGCCGTACAGGAACGTGAGCGGG encodes the following:
- a CDS encoding asparaginase domain-containing protein, with product MTVSVRNVAAFFLDLYHDHPQPMIVTGAMRNPTLPGADGPANIHSAVLAAADPAPHGAGCLVVLGDDGVLLDVWVGHCDGLLVAAFGAGHVPERLVEPLTQLASRIPVVLASRIGNGPLLSRTYSFPGSEKDLLGRGLIGAGGFGPYQARLLLHALLAQGADTAAVRATFEAYAC